One Etheostoma spectabile isolate EspeVRDwgs_2016 unplaced genomic scaffold, UIUC_Espe_1.0 scaffold00569805, whole genome shotgun sequence genomic region harbors:
- the pet117 gene encoding LOW QUALITY PROTEIN: protein PET117 homolog, mitochondrial (The sequence of the model RefSeq protein was modified relative to this genomic sequence to represent the inferred CDS: inserted 1 base in 1 codon), with amino-acid sequence MSTTSKVVLGVSVXLTRAPWLAVHLNQSWDRQRLHEGVVRDLERLERKKENLRLLEEQRTLTAQLEAERQRRQTG; translated from the exons ATGTCTACGACCTCTAAAGTGGTTCTGGGAGTTTCTG GTTTGACTCGAGCACCGTGGCTTGCTGTTCACCTTAACCAGTCCTGGGACAGACAG CGTCTGCACGAGGGTGTAGTCCGGGATCTGGAGCGGctggagaggaagaaggagaacTTGAGACTGCTGGAGGAGCAGAGGACACTGACCGCACAGCTGGAGGCAGAGAGACAGcgcagacagacaggctga